The Brevibacillus choshinensis genome includes the window GCCAATGCCAGATTTGGAGGTTGTGGGAGAACCGCAGAGCATGACAGTACTCGTAAACAAGCAACGGCAGCTGCCTGATAATTATCAACCGACCGATTTGGTATTCCCGAATGTGCCGTATCTGTTGCCAGCGAAAAGTGAAAAACGCCAGATGCGAAAGGAAGCAGCGGAAGCTTTGGAGCGGCTATTCGCGGCAGCAAAAGCAGACGGTGTCTCCCTGGCAGGCGTTTCTGCGTATCGCTCGCATGCCTACCAAAAAGCGCTGTTCAATCGATACGTGCAAAAGGATGGCTTGGAAAAAGCACGGACGTATAGTGCGGTGCCCGGTACGAGTGAGCACGAGACAGGACTCGCGATCGACGTGTCCGGAGCAGATGGGAAATGTGCGGCTACGAGCTGCTTTGCAGGGACAAAAGAGGCAGTTTGGCTCGCCCAGCACGCGCAAGAATACGGCTTTATCATCCGCTACCCAGAAGGTAAAGATGATATCACGGGATACATGTATGAACCGTGGCACCTACGCTATGTTGGAAATGAAGTAGCGCAAGCAATCGGCGAGAAGCAGCTCACGCTGGAAGAGTACTTCGGGGTGGCTGCGGTATCGTCGGATAAAAAATGAGAGAATGACCAAAAAGACAATCCTCGAAATCTACACGATGGAGAGGATTGTCTTTTTTAGACTCGAAAGGAAGGGAAGTGCTACTCATCTAATCACAAATGACAGTATTCCTGCTCCTCCTGACATAAAAAATTCCCTCATTTTGTAAAACTTATCATTATATTATAAAATTTGTCCATAAATCTGAAGAAGAGGGTATGAAGTCGATGATCAATCGTTTGCTTGGGTTTCATATCATGGTTGTTACGTTCAGTCTGACAGATAAGCCGACAGTTGGACCATTAATCTACCAAAACAATCAAGTGATCAAGCAAGAAAGTTTTGCCGTAGAGGAGCTTGAGCAATACCCGGATGTGAAGCAATTTATCGTAGAGCGGGGAGCAGAACAATTCTTAAAAACGGGCAAAGAGACCGATGAGGAATTGTTCAAGCGATATGAGCTCAATCAACAGCTGCCAGAGAAGATCTATAAAGACGGGATGACTGCTGAGATCGAGAGGGAGATCGCAAAGCGGTATGGATTGGAGGCGCCATCTAAACAAGAGGTTAGAAGCATTGAGCAGACGATTGTTGCTGAACGATCTGTCCCTGATCACACCATTACAAATGTACGAATCATTACTTCTATCGCGACTTTTTCGGAATCGAGTAGCACGGACATATTGTTATTGAAGGATTCTTCTGTAGAGAGGGAGCATGATGGAGCTGCCAGAAAATAAGACCCAAAAGAGTTTATCGTAATATTATTATGTAAACAAAAAAGAAAGCGGTTCAAAAAAATCAAACAAAGCGATGTAGCAGACAGCTATGGAGTTTTGGATTCGTACATATGTGGAGCTCTGTAGAGCACCAGATGAGCTGGTAAATCGGGTTTGCTATACTCCCAGATTACTAACAAACGACCTGAATAAAACCAGGTTGTAAGATGATTAATTAGAAGCCGGAAGACTCCTTAAGGCAGGGGAAATTCGGCTTTTTCTATGCATAAATTTAAGTGAATCATTCATGTTCATTTAGGCCTAGAATCATCTTCTAGATGCGAGAAAATACAAATCATTACATGTAATGTCAAATATCACATAATTTTTATAGATTAGAATACTTAGTTTTACTATAATCAAAATTGTGTTTTTATAGGAATAATTTGAATTAGTTTACAAGCAATGGAGAGAAAAATGGGTAAGTAATGTTGTAAGTGGTTTTCAAAAGGGCGGCAATCCTCAAGGTTTTTCTTTTACCCCCACCCAGTGCCGAATGAATCAGGCGACTGAATCCAATTAAGTATAACCCTCATAGTACCAGTGTAAGAAATTCTTCAATTCCTTTGTACGTATAAAAAGCTTGAAAAGTATTACCTAAAAAACCCTAAACCGTTACATTTAACAGGTTGATTATGGTCAGATATCACCATGATTAATCTGTTTTGTTATCTTCGTTTTCTTACTCTTTGCACGGTTTATTTCAAAGGATACGTATAAGGAGCAGGGTTTGCTCCAGGTAATGGAACCATTTAAGCCCAAGACTTGGCAAAGATTCTACAAGAAGAACAACTTAGTGACTATTACACTACCATGTACAGTCTTGGGCGGAGTTGTAAACAAAGTTCTTTTATTGTTACTTTATGCATCTAGAACTTTTTTACGAAAAATCAGGTATAATGAAAGTATGCTTGCTTATGCGAGGTGATTGTGTGAAAACCAATGCGAAAAAATACATTTTTTTCCAAAGAGTCATTCGTGCCTTTCGACTAAATTTCATCAAATTATTTCGTTCTCCCGGTGGGGCTAAAAAGGTTTCGTTAGGATTTGCCATCGGATTTGGATTAGAGATGATTGTGATTTCAACCGCGTCCCTGATTTATTTGCTGTTTTATCCAATCGTTCGATTATTTCGTGGCTCGCTTCCGGCTGCCATTATCGGAAATGTGATTGGAAAGTTAACTTTTTTACCTGTTCTTCTTTTACCAGTGGCTCACAGACTCGGCAGAATCATCTACCCCGTCAAAATCGAGGGAGCAAGAATGCCCCATCATGCGTTCAAAGCGCTGTTGTCTGGGAATTTTCAGGTGCTTACCGATATCCTTTATGGGGGACTGCACGTTTTAATCGGTATGTCGATAATTGGTGCATGCCTGGGTGTTGTTTCTTATTTTGTTATTTACAAACTGTATGAAAAGCAGAGAGAGCTTCGTCTCGTTAAAAGACATCAACGAAAAAACAATGCAAGGCTCGAAAACTCTCTAGGCTGATGGCCAAGGCGAGGGTGGTGTTACCAATTCACCGCAACGCGCAACAGCCTTCCCACAGAGGCTCCAAGTCAAGCTGCCGGGCCTACGAGATGCTAGAGGCGGTTTTACTAGATTACACAAATTTCTTGATAGAAACCCCAAACTCGTTTGGGGTTTCATTTTTTATATAGCGTATTAGAGAATAGGCACTGATTTAGAAGTATGATTAGACAATTTTAAGAAGTAATACCATCGTATTGGAGGTAATAAACATAAAACTCTAAGCAAGGAAAATTACGCATAACAACAGTTATATGAAGTTTTTACGATTGTTTCCACATGCGGTGCATGTGGAGAGTTTGTTCACTGTTGGTGCAGAAGGACATTTAAATCGGAGGTGTATTGGCGGAATAATAAAAAGGGGCATGTCCCCGACCCCTTTAAGCTTGCTAAAGCGTGTCAAAACGAATGTATGATAGAGAAAGGCATAAATAAAAAGACGTTTTGCTTATGTTGAGATTTTATTACACGACAGGTCTTATGAGATGTAAGGTTATTCCGATGTTGGTAACTATTCAGAAGAAAATTGAGAAACGCTAGGTTACTTGTATTTAGTATGATCTATGTGTTAGTTATTGTATTATGGGTAATAGTATGACTGTCTCAATAGGTATTTATAATATAGAACATAGGAGGATTGAATGTCCTGGAGCAAATTGAAGCAACATCTGGAGAGTTTTCTCTGTCCTGCGTTATATGGAAGGGTTGAATACCGTGCAACCGGCTATCGTTATTTGCCAGATAAAGCAGGACTTTGTTATATTGCGGTAGATAAAAAGAATGTACTCAATATGAGTGATAAATCTACCTTAATCAAATGGTATCAGACGGAGCTGGAAATTAAGAATGATTCAGATATCCAAATTCCTATCAGCGATGAAGAAATTGAAGCTGTCAGAAAAGATACCAAGGGAATAGTTCCGGAGGATCGTCTAAAAGTAATTGCAAGAAGTAGAAGAATATCAGAATATGCAAAGGAGCTTTTGTTAGCGCAGGTATCATTAAGTAAATCAAATTTTAGCGGTGTAGCTAATAAATTTTTATCCATTTCTATAGAGGAAAGCATGGAGAGCAATGATATATTATTGAATATTCTAGCCTTGGTGGACAGACGAGTTGGAAAAAAGCGAATTTTAAACATGGCCGAGAAAATGAAGTTAAAGCATCCAATTGTGCAGTATTTTTATGAACTACGTCTTAGTACCTTATGAAAACAAATAACTGATTCACATCCAATCGAGAGCCCTGCAAAACGAATACAGTATCTGTAAAATGACATCCAGTGCTTGATGGTACTGGGTTTGTTGTATTATGGAAGAAAAGTAAATTGAGATGAGTCTGTTGTTGTATGCTGGTAAATAAATAACTGCATGATTCCATGTGGAATTATATATCTACATATCATGTAATCTACTCCTCACATTATTTTGTGCTGTGCTTTTCCCACAGAGCAGGGAAGGGGCCAAAAGTAACTACTCGTTAGCTTTACGGAACGCATGTTTCAACTTCTCATTATCAACGTGCGTATAGATCATTGAGGTTTGAATGTTTTTATGGCGCATCGCCCTCTGTGTAAGAACAGGATCGGCTCCATTTTCAATGTGGACTCGGGTTCCGAATGAGTGTCGTAATTTATGTACTGTAAGGTTGGGTTTTCCGAAGGCAATAGCAAATTTTTCAACCATTTTTTGTATGGAGATCTTTCGAAATGCCTCAGCCTTACCTGTGCGAGTTGATCCAGAAACAAAAAGAGATTTTACTTTCTTATTAACCTAATATCGATCAGTTCGTATGTCGAGGTATGCTTGTAAATGTTCTTTGGCCAGTGGACCAAAAGGGAGGGTATCCTTCTGATTTCCTTTCCCTAATACGTCAATGACACCATTTCTCATGTTTAGATCATCAAGCTCCAGGTTTGCAAGTTCCATAGTTCGCAATCCTGTAGCAAGCGCTAAAGATATGATTGCACGATCCCTTTCTCGGTTTTTTATGTGATAGTTAATACTCCGTGTATTCCCCGTTATCACAGAGAGGTATCCTTCATTGATAAAATCCAGAAACTCCTTCATTTCATTGTGTTCATCATCTTATTTAATGAGAATTTTTCCAGCGATGCGCTGAGCTTTCGAGTCCATCGTTTCGTCTTCTTTTTTTACCTTTAATTTCGTGAAAACATTTCGCACTTGAATCTAATTGCTAGAACCAACCGCATGCGAATTCAACTGAGTAGCCAGGAGGAAGAAAGCTAAGCCCGCTCTAAGACAAAACCGTGACAGTCTAGCATCCAACAAAAAGCAGAAACCTCCAGCCAGTTAGGCAGATGCCAAGAAATCAGCCCGAATTTTGCATTAATAAATACATACTAATTTTAGCCACGTAGAAATGTATCTTTCTACTAAGGTTTGACGTAATCTTTAAGGGCTCTTTTTTTTGAAAGATAGCATCAAAATCAAGTAATGGCTAATAGGGTGAATGTTCACAAACTATAATAGAGGATGCAAAGAGGCTCATGAATGATATACTAGTTTCTTTACAGAGTATTCCTGTTATCATGTAAGTCGTGCATTTTGTCAACATCAGGAGGAAATCGCATTGGTCTTCAGTTCTGTCAGCTTTTTGTTTTTCTTTTTGCCGCTTGTCCTAACCCTCTATTTTGCGGTTCCTTTCAAATACAAAAATACGATTCTATTAATTTTCAGTCTCCTTTTCTATGCCTGGGGTGAGCCGAGGTACATTGTTCTGATGATCATATCCATTATCATGAACTACGGGTTTGGGATATGGATCGATCAGACGGAAAATCATACAAAAAAGAGAACCACGATATTATCGTTGGCGATCGTTGTCAATATCGGACTTCTGGGCTTCTTTAAGTATGCGAACTTCTTTGTAGATGTTGTGAACCAAGCGCTGCAAACGAATATTCATGTTACACATGTACCGCTGCCGCTAGGTATTTCTTTTTATACGTTTCATGCACTTAGTTATTTAATCGATGTCTACCGGAAAACAGAAAGAGCGCAACGAAAGCTTTTCAATTTGTCCCTCTACATCACCTTCTTCCCGCAGCTTGTAGCAGGTCCAATCATTCGCTACAATTCTGTCGCCGAGCAGCTCAGCAAACGTGTATTCTCTTCCATACAATTCGCAGAGGGAATTAAACGATTTATATTGGGGTTGTCGAAAAAAGTACTCTTGGCCAATCCCCTTGGCTTCGTAGCGGACACCGTGTTCGCCACGCCTGTCATGGACCTTTCATCCGGAAGCGCCTGGATTGGAATTATCGCTTATACGTTGCAGATCTATTATGATTTTTCGGGTTACAGTGATATGGCGATCGGGCTGGGGAAAATGTTTGGCTTCGAGTTCGCCGAGAATTTTAACTATCCGTATATTTCCAAAAGTGTTTCCGAGTTCTGGAGACGCTGGCACATTTCTCTTGGCAGTTGGTTCAGGGACTATGTATATATCCCGCTCGGCGGAAGCAAAGTGGCACCATGGAAAATGTATCGCAACTTATTGATCGTGTGGGGGCTGACAGGATTCTGGCACGGAGCAAGTTGGACGTTTATTGCTTGGGGGATCTACTACGGCATCCTGATCGCTCTGGAAAAAGCCGGTCTCGAGAAGATCATGTCCAGAATTTATCCGCTAAACCATGTTGTGGTGCTGATGCTTGTCATGATCGGATGGGTATTCTTCCGTGCCGACAACTTTGGGTATGCAGCAGATTTCATCCTGGCCATGTTTCATTCCCGTGGTAACGACATATTCGATTCCCAAGCTCTCGCGTTGTTATCGATCAATTGGATTCCATTTGCCATAGGCATAATGGTTGCCGTACCTATTTTTCCCAAGCTACAAAAATGGCAATTCAGCAAGCCGATCACAAACGTGCAAACCGTTTTTGCCTTGCTGATTCACTGCTTCCTGTTTGCGGAAGTGATCTTATATCTGATCAATTCTACCTATAACCCTTTCTTGTATTTTCGATTCTAGCTTTTCAAGAGGAGTACCGAAATGAGTAAATCTATTTCCATCGCATATATGGTCGCCTTTCTCACCATTATTTTTGTGTTTGCCATTGGCAGCGCCCTTTTACCAGAAAAGGACGTCTCTGCCGTCGAGAACAGGTCGATGAGCAAGCTGCCAGATGTCAGCGTCCAGACTGTGACGACATCTCGTTTCTACGAAGACATGAATCAGTATTTCAACGATCAGATCGTGTTTCGCAACGAAATGGTGAGCCTCTATCAAAGACAGCAAAATTCCAGCCTGTTTAACTCGATGCTGTTGGAAAACCTACTTCACGATAAAGCCGAGCACAAACCCGAAGACGGAACGGTTGTAAACGACTCGCGCATCGTGTCCAATCTGGTGTTGATCAACAACAAATGGATTTTGCCGGTTCCAGATACTGTCGTGCATACCAGCGAAATAGACGCAGCAACGGCAAAATTAAACGAAGCGGTCGCATTCGCCAACGAGCAAAAAACAGAAACGTTTTTCGTTTTGAATCCGTCGCGGACGCTATCGCTGATGCATTTGTATCCGCCTTACTTGCAAACCGACGCTTACGCCAAATCGAGAGACTATTTCTTGTCCAAGCTCGACAAAAACATAAACGTCGTGGATATCAGAAGCAAGTTTGATACCTTTACGAATGCGCAGTTGGAAGAACTTTACCTGGAAACCGACCATCATTGGAATATCAAAGGCGCGTTTACGGCTTATCAAGAGGTGATACGCCAACTCTCAAACAAGTCGACCCAATTCAAAGGAGAGCCCATGTCTTTGGGTGAGATTCGCGAGTCTGAATTAACGGATGGCAGGTTTGAAGGCAGCTATAACAGGCAAATAAATGTTGCCATCGATCCCGAAAAAGCCGATCGAACAATGATTTACGAACCGATCGTGCCGTTCACTTTTACACATTTTGAAGTGATTAATACAGATGGAAAACAGACCGTTCGAGACTATAGCGATTTTTATGGATACAAAATAGGGCAAAACCAGGTTTCATATGGCACACTCTTTGGCGGAGACAGACGAAAAATCGTGTATGAAAACGAGAATGCAGGTAACCAATTGAATGTCCTGTTGCTGAAAGATTCATTCATGAATCCGCTCACACCTTTTTTCGCGCAACATTTTAACAAACTGACGGTTTACGACAATCGTTACTACTCGGAGTTCAGCTTGAAAAAGATTTTATCAAGCGAGCATTATGACATTCTGATTATCGCTTTGCATGATGATAACCTTTATAGTCAAAATTATGTTTTTGAAAAACGTGATGGCAGGTAGGGGAGGTATTATAGGCGGAAGCTGGCAGTCGGATGCGAGTCAGAATATCGTGGATAAAGAGATAAGGAAAAAATGGTTTCCCTACGTAAAAGAAGTGACCTTTTTACCTATCCAGACGTTGACGAAACTTCCATCTCCAAACCATCTGGTCCATTACGACTCCAATCAAAAAGAATGACCCCACATGCAAGACATAAGCAGGAAATCGAACGCTGATCACAGCACTATCTATAGCAAACTTAGCACTCTCATAATCAAAAATCGAATGACGAATAGGTTCGAGATAAGCGATCGCATTCAAGAAAGGATTCAAACTGATCAGAAGAATATTAGCGCCGTCGTTTCCGACATAGTTGTTCACACAGATCAACATGCTAACCACAACCAGCCAAAAACGAAATGATTTCCATCGCTTCAATGCCTTCCCCTCGATCCATTTTGCTTTTAAAATAGGATATCGTATTACGTCTCCACAATAAACAATTACGCGGAAAAAGCCCGATATCCTGCTCATGCAGAATCGGGCTTCTTTCTTGTCATTCGAACAAAACGCTCGCAACCTCTTATTTCCTCCCCAAAAACTTATCCAAATACTGAATAACCGCCTCACGATTACCAGCAACTGATGACTCGCGCACTTGATCCTTTTCCAGCTTGTCGAGTGCCTGCTCCAAAATCTGCTCTTCCTTCGACTGCGGCACAACAACCACACCATCTGCGTCGGCCACAATGATATCTCCTGGTTGAATGCTGACACCTCCGCAAGAGATCGGGACGTTTACTTCTCCCCAGCCAGCCTTGCCACTCGCAGCGACCGTCGTTCCTTTGCAAAAGACAGGGAAATCCAGCTTCTTGATCCCCACGATGTCACGAATGACACCATCTACTACAATGCCTTTGATGCCCATGGTTTGCGCGAGGCCCACAACAAAATCTCCCGCGATCGCACGGTAGGTGTCGCCCTTGGCATCGATGACGAGAATATCGCCTGGTTGTGCATCCCGAATGGCTTGCAATACGGACAGATTGTCACCAACGGGCATTTTAACAGTGAATGCTCTTCCCGCAATATGATATTCCTCTTTGAGTGGTTTGATGGCTGGATCGAGGTTATTCAGGCCTTGCATCGTATCGGAAATGCATGTGGTGGGAACGGTTTGGAACTTTTCTACGACAGTGGACATGGGTGAACCTCCTTCAGTCTGGAAAAAGCCAATGATAGAGCAAGTATACAGCCAGCTGGAAAATTGGAAAAATACAAAAAAGGAATCGTTCGCCATAACAAAATGTGCATATAGCCTCTGATTCATAAAGCCAGCCATCAAACGATAACGAAAAGTTATCAACCCTCATTCAAAACCGCTATTTTATTTCCTTCCCAAACTACCGTACATTTTTACCAAACAACACTTGCAAACATGGAAAGGGATGGACGAGATGGCAACCTATAAAATCGGCGTACTAAACGGAGACGGAATCGGCCCGGAGATTGTAAAAGCGAGCGTAGAGGTCATTGCAGCAGTAGCCGAATATGCAGGTACAACGACGATAGATTTCGTACCACTGCCTATGGGGTGGGAAGGGATCGAGACGCATGGAGAGCCGATACCTGACTTGACCAAAGAAACATTGCGAGGGTGCCATGGCTGGATCATGGGACCACACGACTCCTCGTCGTATCCACCCGAACACAAAGAAAAGCGCAATCCGAGTGGAGAGCTGCGTCATCACTTTGACCTGTATGCAAACATTCGCCCTAGCAAGACAATCTCTGGAATCAAAAGCGTGGTAGGGGAAGCGGACTTGGTCATTTTTCGGGAGAATACAGAGGGGTTTTACCCTGACCGAAACATGCATGCAGGTCTAGGAGAGTACATGATTACGCCAGATATCGCGGTCGTAAATGGAGTCTTTACACGAAAGGCTTCCGAGAGAATTGCCCATGCTGCGTTTCGCATGGCGATGCAACGTAAGCGCAAAGTGACGATTGTCCATAAAGCGAATGTCATCAGACTGGGGTATGGATTGTTTCTCGATACCTGTCGTGAGGTGGCAAAACAATACCCTGAAGTAAAAGTAGAGGACTACCACATTGATGCAATGGCTGCCCATCTCGTGCGAAGAGCGAAAGAATTTGATGTGATCGTGACGACGAATATGTTTGGAGATATTTTATCTGACTTGGCTGGTGAACTGGTAGGCAGTCTGGGATTGGCGCCATCTATTAATACGAATGACCAGCAGGCGATGGCCCAGGCCGCCCATGGTTCGGCACCTGATATCGCTGGGAAAAACATCGCGAATCCCGTAGGGGAAATGCTCTCGACTGTGATGCTCCTCGATTGGCTCTCTGCGCGTCACCAAGATCAGAATTTGTACCGCGTCGCACGCCTTGCGGAACAGGCGATTATGGAGACAATGGAAGCAGGGATTTGCACGCGTGATTTGGGTGGAACAGCATCCACCACAGAATTCACAGCGGCGATTATCGAGCGGATCGCTTCAGGAGGGAAATAAATGGCGACATCTCCTACCCGCATTGGTCTGATTCATGCGACGATGAATTCAGTGCAGCCCATCCATGACGCTTTTCGGGCTCAAGCACCACACGTGATACTGCTAAACTTTATGGACGAAGGATTGATCTTTGAGTTAAATGAAACAGGTGTCATTACAACAGCGATGATTCGACGACTCGTTGCGCTCATTGCGCGAGCCGAAGAAAGTGGAGTGGATGGAATTTTACTAACTTGCTCTTCGTTTTCTCCGTACGTGCCTCAAATTAGAAGCCTGTTCTCTACACCGGTAATGAGTGCCGACACGAGTATGTTGGAGTACGCGGTGAGTACCGCTCAGCGTATCGGGGTAATCGCGACGGTAGGAACAGCAGGGCCAATCACTACCCAGCAGCTACAAGAGATCGCTGTCGAGCAGGGCAAGACTGTCGAAGTTCAGACGGAGGTAATCACCGAAGCGTTTGTCGCTCTGCAAAATGGCGAGAGGGCCCAGCATGACGAGCTAATCCACCAAAAGATTCGGGAGCTTTCGGTCACCAACGAAGTGATATTGTTGGCACAAATGTCGATGGCACGCGCATTGCTGAGTTTAGCGGAACCGCCGTCAACGCCAGTTCTCACTAGCCCGGAAATTAGTATCCGTACGATCTTGCATTTACTAGAAAGCAAACGCGTTGCGCGAAGCTGATGGGTATCGACGTCTCATCACTATTGGGATAACGTTCATATATAGCATTCGGTATTTAAATGATTGTGATAAATTTCTGTTCCTATCAGAATTTTACTAGAATAATAAGATACAAATAGAGAGATAACTAGGTGATCACGAATGATTCTTCGCAATGTGCTCTTCATTACTTTTGGCTTCCAGATCATGATCTTCGCAACCAGACCGATGATGACGCTATACGCTGCCGATATGGGGGCAGACACGTTTCTCATTGGGATTCTCGCAGCGACCTTTGCCTTTTTTCCTTTGCTGTTTGCGATTCACGCGGGTAAAATTGCCGATTGCTTCGGGGATCGGATGCCTCTTTTCCTGTCGAACATCGGTTGTGCAGTCGGTTTAACCCTTCCTTTTTTATTCCCAACGCTGTGGTCACTCTTTGTCTCTCAAGCGATCGTCGGAGTCTCTCACGTTTTCATCAATGTCTGCATGCAAAATGTATTGGGAAAAGCAGCGACCAAAGAAAATCGCGACCATTACTTCAGTGTCTTCAGTACGGTTGTAGCTTTTGCGAGCTTTATCGGGCCTGTCCTCGGTGGATATTTAGCGGAGCAAGTCTCCTATGCTTCTGTATTTATGGTGTCTGAAGCAATCAGTGTCATTCCGATTGGGTTTTCCTTGTTGATCCCGGCAATGGTCGGACAAAAGAAGGAAAAGGCTCCTGAGGATGCGGGGAATTCTTTTACGCTACTGAAAATTCCGTTGTTACGTAAGGCTTTGGCCACCAGCGCATTGGTTCTGTATTCCCGAGACATTTATGTGGCCTACTTTCCGTTGTACGCCAGCCATCTGGGGATCTCAGACTCCAGTATTGGGTGGATCATTGCCATCCAAGGGCTGGCGATGGTTCCTGTCCGTTTGTTTTTAGCCAAGCTGGCGGAGGTAGCAGGCAGAGACAAGGTCCTTCTCTTCTCCATTCTAACTGCTGGCATCTCGTTCTTGCTGATTCCTTTTGTGAGTAACGTAGTGTTGTTGCTCATTCTGAGTGCCATCATGGGAGTGGGACTGGGGTGCGGACAACCTTTGTCATTGACGACTACCTACAATGCTTCGCCGAAGACCCGCACAGGGGAAGTACTAGGTCTGCGGCTGGCATCCAACCGACTTTCGCAATTGGTTGCGCCATTATTCTTTGGAGTCATCGGAAGCTGGGGTGGGCTGGTAGCCGTGTTTTACATTAGCGGAGCGTTTTTGTTGGGGGGAGCCTTCTTGACGAAAGAAAAGACTCTTCCTGCTGAAGTAAAAGGTTCAATAGGAAACTGACCCCCAACGATTGATAACGCCATTACATCGGCTCCGGATAAGGAAACAAATCGACGACTCGAATGCTTTGGCCACTTTCGTTTGTAAACACGACATGTTCTCGGCTTAAATGGCAGGGACTATCTATACCGCAGGCAGCGGCTAATGAAAACAAGCCTTCCCTCAGTTGAAGGATATAGTTCATCACACGCCACTGCTTTTCTTCAGGCGCTAGTGCTTCTTGATACTTGGAATCAGTAGTCGTGATACCAGTAGGGCACTTACCAGTGTGGCACTGCATGGCCATGATACAGCCATTGGCCATCATGAAGCCTCGTGCGGAATTGACGCAGTCTGCTCCCAGTGCAAGAGCGATTGCTACTTTGTCAGGCGTAATAAGTTTACCGGAAGCGAAAATTTTAAAACGATCGCGCACGCCAAATTTTCTTGCCGTATCGTCTAGGATCAGAAGCGCGGCAAACAGCGGTAGACCCATACCGTCAGCCATCGCCTTGAAAGTTGCACCAGAACCACCCTCAGAACCGTCGACGGTAATGAAGTCTGGGTAGATATCCAAATCTAGCATCGACTGAAAAAACGGCTCGAGTCGCTTCGGATCGCCGACCACAATTTTTACACCAACGGGCTTGCCGCCTTCTTCCTGCAAGGTACCGATAAAACGAAGTGCTTCCTGTGGATTGGTTAGAAACTCAAAACGGTTTGGGGAGTTCACCGTTTTTCCTACAGGAACGAGGCGAGCGGCTGCGACTTTTTCTGTTACCTTGGAGCCTTCAAGATGACCCCCTCG containing:
- a CDS encoding M15 family metallopeptidase gives rise to the protein MRSLHIPGKNQLLLVSTVILLLTGCSSAAAPNQSDTPEPTEKTEPAQPSEPNKPTETAPKPTEGKAPVTTPPKAPSEQEKPPVKTKPVEQKPSKTPTESAPMPDLEVVGEPQSMTVLVNKQRQLPDNYQPTDLVFPNVPYLLPAKSEKRQMRKEAAEALERLFAAAKADGVSLAGVSAYRSHAYQKALFNRYVQKDGLEKARTYSAVPGTSEHETGLAIDVSGADGKCAATSCFAGTKEAVWLAQHAQEYGFIIRYPEGKDDITGYMYEPWHLRYVGNEVAQAIGEKQLTLEEYFGVAAVSSDKK
- a CDS encoding RraA family protein, which codes for MSTVVEKFQTVPTTCISDTMQGLNNLDPAIKPLKEEYHIAGRAFTVKMPVGDNLSVLQAIRDAQPGDILVIDAKGDTYRAIAGDFVVGLAQTMGIKGIVVDGVIRDIVGIKKLDFPVFCKGTTVAASGKAGWGEVNVPISCGGVSIQPGDIIVADADGVVVVPQSKEEQILEQALDKLEKDQVRESSVAGNREAVIQYLDKFLGRK
- a CDS encoding MBOAT family O-acyltransferase — protein: MVFSSVSFLFFFLPLVLTLYFAVPFKYKNTILLIFSLLFYAWGEPRYIVLMIISIIMNYGFGIWIDQTENHTKKRTTILSLAIVVNIGLLGFFKYANFFVDVVNQALQTNIHVTHVPLPLGISFYTFHALSYLIDVYRKTERAQRKLFNLSLYITFFPQLVAGPIIRYNSVAEQLSKRVFSSIQFAEGIKRFILGLSKKVLLANPLGFVADTVFATPVMDLSSGSAWIGIIAYTLQIYYDFSGYSDMAIGLGKMFGFEFAENFNYPYISKSVSEFWRRWHISLGSWFRDYVYIPLGGSKVAPWKMYRNLLIVWGLTGFWHGASWTFIAWGIYYGILIALEKAGLEKIMSRIYPLNHVVVLMLVMIGWVFFRADNFGYAADFILAMFHSRGNDIFDSQALALLSINWIPFAIGIMVAVPIFPKLQKWQFSKPITNVQTVFALLIHCFLFAEVILYLINSTYNPFLYFRF
- a CDS encoding SF0329 family protein, producing the protein MSWSKLKQHLESFLCPALYGRVEYRATGYRYLPDKAGLCYIAVDKKNVLNMSDKSTLIKWYQTELEIKNDSDIQIPISDEEIEAVRKDTKGIVPEDRLKVIARSRRISEYAKELLLAQVSLSKSNFSGVANKFLSISIEESMESNDILLNILALVDRRVGKKRILNMAEKMKLKHPIVQYFYELRLSTL
- a CDS encoding tyrosine-type recombinase/integrase, which translates into the protein MKEFLDFINEGYLSVITGNTRSINYHIKNRERDRAIISLALATGLRTMELANLELDDLNMRNGVIDVLGKGNQKDTLPFGPLAKEHLQAYLDIRTDRY
- a CDS encoding DUF2062 domain-containing protein; protein product: MKTNAKKYIFFQRVIRAFRLNFIKLFRSPGGAKKVSLGFAIGFGLEMIVISTASLIYLLFYPIVRLFRGSLPAAIIGNVIGKLTFLPVLLLPVAHRLGRIIYPVKIEGARMPHHAFKALLSGNFQVLTDILYGGLHVLIGMSIIGACLGVVSYFVIYKLYEKQRELRLVKRHQRKNNARLENSLG
- a CDS encoding DHHW family protein, with translation MSKSISIAYMVAFLTIIFVFAIGSALLPEKDVSAVENRSMSKLPDVSVQTVTTSRFYEDMNQYFNDQIVFRNEMVSLYQRQQNSSLFNSMLLENLLHDKAEHKPEDGTVVNDSRIVSNLVLINNKWILPVPDTVVHTSEIDAATAKLNEAVAFANEQKTETFFVLNPSRTLSLMHLYPPYLQTDAYAKSRDYFLSKLDKNINVVDIRSKFDTFTNAQLEELYLETDHHWNIKGAFTAYQEVIRQLSNKSTQFKGEPMSLGEIRESELTDGRFEGSYNRQINVAIDPEKADRTMIYEPIVPFTFTHFEVINTDGKQTVRDYSDFYGYKIGQNQVSYGTLFGGDRRKIVYENENAGNQLNVLLLKDSFMNPLTPFFAQHFNKLTVYDNRYYSEFSLKKILSSEHYDILIIALHDDNLYSQNYVFEKRDGR